The Megalobrama amblycephala isolate DHTTF-2021 linkage group LG13, ASM1881202v1, whole genome shotgun sequence genome contains a region encoding:
- the LOC125243252 gene encoding zinc-binding protein A33-like, with the protein MASSSGPALDGTLNKKLSQTGLKFVQKFAVDVTLDPDTANPYLILSDDGKQVRHGDIKQDVPKNPKRLEDRSVLAKQGFSSGRFYYEVQVKGKTDWGIGVVRESINRKGEIAASPENGVWVLMLENENEYIAYDDPPVSLSLRVKPEKVGVFVNYEEGLVSFYDVDSRSHIYSFTGQTFTEKLYPGLDPYLNDEGKNSKPLIITPVSVPPKYKT; encoded by the exons ATGGCGTCCTCCAGTGGTCCAGCACTAGATGGGACTCTAAATAAAAAACTCAGTCAAACTG GGTTGAAGTTTGTGCAGAAGTTTGCAG TGGATGTGACTCTGGATCCTGATACAGCGAATCCATATCTCATCCTGTCTGATGATGGAAAACAAGTCCGTCATGGAGACATTAAGCAGGATGTCCCAAAAAACCCAAAGAGATTAGAGGACAGATCTGTTCTGGCAAAGCAGGGATTCAGTTCAGGGAGATTTTACtatgaggtgcaggtgaagggaaaGACTGATTGGGGTATAGGAGTGGTCAGAGAATCCATTAACAGGAAGGGGGAGATTGCAGCGAGTCCTGAGAATGGAGTCTGGGTTCTGATGCTGGAGAATGAGAATGAATATATAGCTTATGATGATCCACCTGTCTCTTTATCTCTGAGAGTGAAACCTGAGAAGGTGGGAGTGTTTGTGAATTATGAGGAGGGTCTGGTCTCTTTTTATGACGTGGACTCCAGATCTCATATCTACTCTTTCACTGGTCAGACGTTCACTGAGAAACTCTATCCAGGGTTAGATCCATACCTTAATGATGAAGGTAAAAACTCAAAGCCACTGATCATCACACCTGTCAGTGTTCCtccaaaatataaaacatga